The sequence CTTCGGCATGCTTGGCCCCGATCAGGCCCGCTTCAGCAAAGGCGTCGCCGAGATGCAAGACGCCTTCACGGTCCCCTGGATACCGTCGTTCAACATCTACTATTTCATGGGCGCCGACGGCATCAGCTTCACGCTGGTCATGCTCACCGCCTTCGTGACCATGCTCTCGATGGGCGCAAGCTGGAACATCGAGAAGCACGTCAAGGCGTATTGCATCCTCTTCCTGCTGCTCGAGACCGGCATGCTGGGAGTGTTCCTGGCGCTCGACTTCTTCCTGTTCTACGTGTTCTGGGAAGTGATGCTGCTGCCGATGTACTTTTTGATCGGCGTGTGGGGCGGCCCGCGCCGCGAGTACGCCGCCATCAAGTTCTTTCTATATACGTTGCTGGGCAGCGTGTTCATGCTCATCGCCATCTTGATGCTTTACTTCAACAGCGACCTGCGCGAGCTGGCCAAGCAGAGCGACTTGATCGCAACCAACGAGGTGCAGGACGTCAAGTGGGAGCAGTTGCATCTCGATCCGTCGGTGACCGGCCGCGTGCAACAGGGCGGCGACGACGCGATCCACACCTTCAACATCCTGGCCCTGGCGGCGATGGGTCAGCACACCACGCTGTTCGACGACGAAATGCTGTGGGGCAAGAACCTGCAATGGTGGGCGTTTCTGCTGCTGTTCGTCGGCTTCATCATCAAGGTGCCGGCGGTGCCGGTGCATACATGGTTGCCCGACGCGCACGTCGAGGCCCCCACGCCCATCTCCATGATCCTGGCCGGCATTCTGTTGAAGATGGGCGGCTACGGCATCATACGTATCTGCTATCCGATTTGTCCGGATGCGGGCTTCGATCTGGCCTGGCTGGTGACGTTCATCGGCGTGCTGAGTATGCTCTACGGAGCCTTCGCGGCCATGGCCCAAAAAGATTTCAAGCGGCTGGTGGCCTACAGCTCGGTGAGCCACATGGGCTACGTTCTGCTGGGCATCGGCGTATGGAGCGCCTGGTCGGGCACGAACTACAATCCCGAATACTGGCAGATGGGCATGAACGGGGCGATGTTCCAGATGATCGCTCACGGCATCAGCTCGCCCGGCATGTTCTTTATGGTGGGCGTGATTTACGACCGCGTTCACCATCGCAATCTCGACGAGTTCGGCGGCCTGTTCGCCCGCTCGCCGGTCTACAGCGGCATCGCCTTCGGCATCTTCTTCGCCGGTCTGGGACTTCCCGGCTTGTGCGGGTTCATCGGCGAGGTGTTCGTGACGTTGAGCGTGTGGAACTACTCGCACGCTCTGGCGGTGCTTTCCGCGGCCACGGTCATTTTGACCGCCGCGTACATTCTCTGGACGTTGCAGCGCGTTTATCTCGGCCCCGAATACAAAGGGCCGCACGGCGACCATATTACGCCGATCACCGGTCGCGAACTGGCGATCGGCGCCCCGCTGCTGGCGTTCGCCATTCTGTTCGGAGTGTATCCACGACTGATCTTCGATTACATGACGCCGAGCGTGAACAAAGAGGTCAGCGATCTGGCCGCCTGGACGCGCGACGTGAAGGAGCCGCGTACTCTCGCCGCGCGCATTGAGCGCGACCGCGAGCGCGGGATTGAAAACGATCCGTTGATCGGAGAAGTAACGACGGCAAAACCGTAGGGTGGGACAAGCGAGCTTGCGAGCGCCGGCCCACCATGAGCGACACAGACAAATCGGATAACGAGGGAAAGACTATAACGGTGCGGACAACCTGCGACTCGTTCGTCCGTACCCAATACGGTGGGCCGGCGGTCGCTAAAGCGACTTTGTCCCACCTTAGGCGATGTCAGATGCGGAGCAATAGACTTGGACTTTAAGACCTTACTCACTCAACTCTATCCCGACACGGCCACCTCGTGCCGCGGCTTCGCGCCCGAGCTGACGCTCTGCGTCACGATCGTGGCCATGCTGCTGGCGCGGATGCCGCGTTGGGGCCACAAGATCAACGCCTGCTATGTCGCGCTGATCGGTTCGCTCATCGCTCTCTACTATGCGGCTCCATGGACGGTAATTCCGCGCACGGAAATTTTCGACGGCCTCTTGGTCTACGATCCGCTCACGGTCTATTTCCGCGGCGTGTTGCTATTGTTCCTGGTGCTGTTTCTGGTTTTCACCCGCTTGTCGGGCATTCCCGACCGCGAAGACAGCCCGGATTTTTACACGCTGGTCTTAGGCGGCACGATCGGCATGTGCCTGATGGCCTCGGCCAACCACTTGCTCACGGTATTTCTGGCCGTGGAGATGGCCAGCGTGCCCTCCTACGCCCTATCGGGCATCCTCAAAGGCCGCCGCCAAAGCAGCGAAGCGGCCCTCAAGTATTCCATTTACGGCGCCGGCACGGCGGGCGTCATGCTCTACGGCATCAGCCTTCTGGCTGGCGCACTGGGCACTTGCCATCTGCCGACGATCGCCCACGAGTTGCTGAACCTCACGCCGGAAGTCTTGGCCCAGCGGCAAACGGTGCTGATGTTGGGCGGCTTGATGCTTTCGGTCGGACTGGCGTTCAAGCTCTCGGCGTTTCCGTTCCACTTCTGGTGCCCTGACGTGTTCGAGGGCGCCAGTGCCGAAGTGAACGCGTTCCTCTCGGTGGCGTCGAAGGCCGCGGCCCTGGCCCTGCTGCTGCGCGTGGCGATCGGCTTCACGCACGCTCCCTCGCAGCCGGCCATTTCAGCGCCGACCGCCCAGGCGGCGTCGCGAGTGCATACCGTCGCCTATCGGGCTGCGGCCCACGACGAAACCGCGGATCCCGACGCCGAAGAACCGCCGCTGGCCGATGTGCCCCGCTCGGTGCGGCGTTACGTGGTCGGGTTGGTCAGCCTGCTGGCCGCGCTCACTTGCACCTTCGGCAATCTGGCGGCCTACAACCAGACCAACATCAAGCGGCTGCTGGCTTATTCGACGATCGCCCATGCCGGCTACATGATGATGCCCGTGGCGGCGGCCGTCCAGTTGTCGGGCCAGCATCCCGAGCAGGCCCGCGCGGCGGTAGCCGCGGTCCCGTTTTACGTGGGCGTTTATCTCTTCATGAATTTGGGAGCGTTCGCCATCGTGGCGTTTTTGCGCAACACGTTTCGCAGCGAGCAGATCGCCGATTACGCGGGTCTGATCGGGCGTTCGCCCCTGCTGGTCGTGTGCTTCGCGACGATCCTGATCAGCCTGATCGGCATGCCGCCGCTGGGCGGGTTCGCCGCCAAGTTTTTTGTGTTCAGTTCCCTGGTCGATGCGCGGCTCTACCTGCTGCTGGTGATCGGCGGACTGAACACGGCGTTGAGCCTGTTCTACTATCTGCGGGTGGTGAAGGTGATGACGATCGATCCGGAGCCGGCCGACCGCTTGCCGGCACATTTGTCGATGCTGTCTCCCTCCGGTCTTTATCTGGTGTTGCTTACGCTGCCGGTGGTCGTGCTGGGGATATTCTTCGACGACTTGAATGAATTCGCCCTCGCAGCCGCACGGGGCCTGTTTTTGTGATCCGCCCTACGATGTTGAATAAGAACCGCACGTTCGAGCTTCTCAGCGAGTTGTTGGCGATCGAGTACCGGTCGTTTCCGATGTATTTGACCGATGCTTGCCCCTGGACACACCACGGCGACGAGCGGGCCACGGAGACGCTGCAAAACATCGTAGCCGACCAGAAGGCGATGGTGCAGCGGACCGGCGAGTTCATCATGGACGCAGGGGGTCGAGTGGACATGGGCGAGTATCCGATGGAGTTCACCGACACGCACTTTCTGTCGCTCGATTTTCTGCTCAAGGAGTTGTTGCGGTATCAGCGTCAGGACGTGTCAGCCATCGAGCGGATCGTGCGGCAGCTTGCCGACGAGCGCGCCGCGCGCGAGCTGGCCGAAGAAACGCTCGGCAGCGAGCGAGCGCACCTTGAGGCCATCGAGGCCCTGGTCTCGCAGCCTGCCTAAGATGTCTCGTAGTCGAGTGTTCTCTGCGGACCGGCGGCCCGGCCGTGGTCGAGAGGCATCGACCTGGCGCGCGATCCTCGATACGACGTGAATTACGCGCTCTTGCCCTTGCGGCGACTTCTGGCTTTTCCGTTGGTCTCAGCGGCTTTCGCATCCGTGACATGGCGGTTCGTATCGTTCGCAGCGCCGGCGTCGTACTCGAGTGTTTTCTGCGAACCCGTGGCTTTTCTCGTCTTCGCCTGTTTGTGTTCGAGCCGTCTTCCGGCCATCGTTGGCGGCGCGCTGGTGACGGGATTCTCCGGCCCGTCCAGTGGCTGGCCGACGGCGACCGAGTCGATCCGGGCCTGAATCTTCGTCACGTAGTCGGCCGACAACTCGAAACCGATCCAGCCGCGACCGAGCTTCTTGGCCACCGCCAGGGTCGTGCCGCTGCCGCCGAAGGGATCCAGCACCAAGTCGCCCTCGTTGCTGCTGGCCCGAATAATCCGGCCCAGCAATTGCTCGGGCATCTGACAGCCGTGAAAGCCGGCCCGCTCCTTGAACGTGCCCGCCACACGCGAAAAATACCACGTGTCCTGGTCTTCGCTGAAACCATCGGGCACGTCCTGCGGCCGCAGAATCCAGGTGTCGTCAGGCAGCCGGCCGTTGGGGTTCGCCCGAATGTCGGCGTAAACCAACTTCCGCGCCGAGTCCACGCGGATGGCCCGGTCTTTGTAGTTGAACGTGAATTGCTTGCGGTCCTTGACGAAGTGAAACAGGTGCGCGTGCGAGCGCGTGAACTTGCGCGTGCAGTTGACGCCGAACGTGTAATACCAGATCACCCAGCTCCGGCAGGTCAAGCCCAGGTCGTTCTGGGCGATGAGCTTCAACTCGGCGGCGTATTCATCGCCGATGGCCAGCCAAAACGTGCCGCTCGGCTTGAGCACGCGCGAGACCCCCGCCATCCACTGCCGGCTCCAATCGAGATAGTGTTCGTAGGGCTTGCGATCGTGATAGACGTCGTACTCGTAGCCGATGTTGAACGGCGGATCGGCGAACGCCAGATCGACCGATCCCTCGTCGAGTTGTTGCAGGCGCTCGATGCAATCGCCCTGATAAAGCTCATTGGCGGCCAGTGCCACGCAAAATCCTCCTTGTGGCGCAATGAGGCTTGCGATAGCCTCAATGCCCTAACAACAAATGTTCATTGCTAGCTATGGTAACGTCCCGTTCGTGGCTTGCAAGCGCTGGCCCACCCTACGATTCGTCGAACCGAAGTGAGGACCAGCTCATGCAGGAGCCATTTAACATCGCCATCATCGGCGGCGGCATCGTCGGCGCGGCGACCGCGTATGCCCTCGCGCCCCGATGGGGGCAATCGCTCTTGCTGCTGGAAGCCGAAGGCCGGCTGGCGGCCCATCAAACGGGCAACAACAGCGGCGTCATTCACTCCGGACTGTACTACAAGCCCGGTTCGCTCAAGGCCAAGAACTGCGTCGAGGGCCGAGAAGAGCTTTATCGTTTTTGCGCCGAGCACGGGGTGGCCCACGAACGTTGCGGAAAAGTTGTCGTGGCCACCCGCGCCAGCGAATTGCCCGCGCTCGACGAATTGCAACGCCGCGGGCGGGCCAACGGCCTGGTGGGCATCGAGCGATTGTCGGCCGAACAGTTGAAAGAGCACGAACCGCATGTGACGGGCATCGGCGGCCTGTTTGTGCCCGAAACCGGCATCGTCGACTACGTGCAGGTCACCGAAACCTACGGGCGCGTGGCCCGCGCGCAAGGGGCTGAGATCCGCACCGACTGGCGGTTCACCGGCTGCCGGCGCGAGTCGGGCGGCCTGATGCTGGAAACCAGTCACGGCCCGGTCCGCTGCCGGAACCTAATCAATTGCGGCGGTCTGGAGGCGGACCGGGTGGCCCGGCGGTGCGGCGTCGAGCCGGGCGTGCAGATCGTGCCGTTTCGCGGGGAATACTACCAGCTTGCAGCGGGGCGCGAGCACCTGGTGCGGAATCTGATTTATCCCGTCCCCGACCCGCGGTTCCCCTTTCTGGGCGTGCATTTCACTCGGATGGTGCGGGGCGGCGTCGAGGCGGGGCCGAACGCCGTGCTGGCGTTCAAGCGATATGGTTATACGCGGAGCAGCTTTTCGTTGCGCGACGCCCTGGAAATGGCCGGTTACGGCGGTCTGTGGCGAATGGCGGCCCGCTATTGGCGGACCGGGCTGGGCGAGTTTCATCGTTCCTGGAGCAAAGCCGCCTTTGTGCGGGCATTGCAAAAGCTGATGCCGGAGCTGTCGCCGGCGGACATCGTACCGGCGGGGGCCGGCGTCCGTGCGCAGGCGTTGGCACCGGCCGGCACGCTCGTTGACGACTTTCACATTGTGCCGGCCGAGCGGATGATTCACGTGCTCAACGCTCCGTCGCCCGC is a genomic window of Pirellulales bacterium containing:
- the lhgO gene encoding L-2-hydroxyglutarate oxidase produces the protein MQEPFNIAIIGGGIVGAATAYALAPRWGQSLLLLEAEGRLAAHQTGNNSGVIHSGLYYKPGSLKAKNCVEGREELYRFCAEHGVAHERCGKVVVATRASELPALDELQRRGRANGLVGIERLSAEQLKEHEPHVTGIGGLFVPETGIVDYVQVTETYGRVARAQGAEIRTDWRFTGCRRESGGLMLETSHGPVRCRNLINCGGLEADRVARRCGVEPGVQIVPFRGEYYQLAAGREHLVRNLIYPVPDPRFPFLGVHFTRMVRGGVEAGPNAVLAFKRYGYTRSSFSLRDALEMAGYGGLWRMAARYWRTGLGEFHRSWSKAAFVRALQKLMPELSPADIVPAGAGVRAQALAPAGTLVDDFHIVPAERMIHVLNAPSPAATASLCIGRSIAELANANFG
- a CDS encoding NADH-quinone oxidoreductase subunit M, with amino-acid sequence MEQSALFWLSLIVFLPALGALVLVAIPKDQPEVIKLVSLATTVAVFLATCAVGFGMLGPDQARFSKGVAEMQDAFTVPWIPSFNIYYFMGADGISFTLVMLTAFVTMLSMGASWNIEKHVKAYCILFLLLETGMLGVFLALDFFLFYVFWEVMLLPMYFLIGVWGGPRREYAAIKFFLYTLLGSVFMLIAILMLYFNSDLRELAKQSDLIATNEVQDVKWEQLHLDPSVTGRVQQGGDDAIHTFNILALAAMGQHTTLFDDEMLWGKNLQWWAFLLLFVGFIIKVPAVPVHTWLPDAHVEAPTPISMILAGILLKMGGYGIIRICYPICPDAGFDLAWLVTFIGVLSMLYGAFAAMAQKDFKRLVAYSSVSHMGYVLLGIGVWSAWSGTNYNPEYWQMGMNGAMFQMIAHGISSPGMFFMVGVIYDRVHHRNLDEFGGLFARSPVYSGIAFGIFFAGLGLPGLCGFIGEVFVTLSVWNYSHALAVLSAATVILTAAYILWTLQRVYLGPEYKGPHGDHITPITGRELAIGAPLLAFAILFGVYPRLIFDYMTPSVNKEVSDLAAWTRDVKEPRTLAARIERDRERGIENDPLIGEVTTAKP
- a CDS encoding site-specific DNA-methyltransferase, encoding MALAANELYQGDCIERLQQLDEGSVDLAFADPPFNIGYEYDVYHDRKPYEHYLDWSRQWMAGVSRVLKPSGTFWLAIGDEYAAELKLIAQNDLGLTCRSWVIWYYTFGVNCTRKFTRSHAHLFHFVKDRKQFTFNYKDRAIRVDSARKLVYADIRANPNGRLPDDTWILRPQDVPDGFSEDQDTWYFSRVAGTFKERAGFHGCQMPEQLLGRIIRASSNEGDLVLDPFGGSGTTLAVAKKLGRGWIGFELSADYVTKIQARIDSVAVGQPLDGPENPVTSAPPTMAGRRLEHKQAKTRKATGSQKTLEYDAGAANDTNRHVTDAKAAETNGKARSRRKGKSA
- a CDS encoding NADH-quinone oxidoreductase subunit N codes for the protein MDFKTLLTQLYPDTATSCRGFAPELTLCVTIVAMLLARMPRWGHKINACYVALIGSLIALYYAAPWTVIPRTEIFDGLLVYDPLTVYFRGVLLLFLVLFLVFTRLSGIPDREDSPDFYTLVLGGTIGMCLMASANHLLTVFLAVEMASVPSYALSGILKGRRQSSEAALKYSIYGAGTAGVMLYGISLLAGALGTCHLPTIAHELLNLTPEVLAQRQTVLMLGGLMLSVGLAFKLSAFPFHFWCPDVFEGASAEVNAFLSVASKAAALALLLRVAIGFTHAPSQPAISAPTAQAASRVHTVAYRAAAHDETADPDAEEPPLADVPRSVRRYVVGLVSLLAALTCTFGNLAAYNQTNIKRLLAYSTIAHAGYMMMPVAAAVQLSGQHPEQARAAVAAVPFYVGVYLFMNLGAFAIVAFLRNTFRSEQIADYAGLIGRSPLLVVCFATILISLIGMPPLGGFAAKFFVFSSLVDARLYLLLVIGGLNTALSLFYYLRVVKVMTIDPEPADRLPAHLSMLSPSGLYLVLLTLPVVVLGIFFDDLNEFALAAARGLFL